One window of the Pelobates fuscus isolate aPelFus1 chromosome 12, aPelFus1.pri, whole genome shotgun sequence genome contains the following:
- the TMEM258 gene encoding transmembrane protein 258, giving the protein MELEAMTRYTSPVNPAVFPHLTVVLLAIGMFFTAWFFVYEVTSTKYTRDVYKELLISLVASLFMGFGVLFLLLWVGIYV; this is encoded by the exons GAGCTGGAAGCAATGACCCGATACACAAGCCCGGTGAATCCGGCAGTGTTCCCACATCTAACAGTCGTGCTGCTTGCCATCGGCATGTTTTTCACAGCCTGGTTCTTTGT CTATGAAGTGACTTCCACCAAATACACACGAGATGTATACAAGGAGCTTCTTATCTCATTGGTAGCCTCTCTCTTCATGGGATTTGGGGTCCTTTTCCTGTTACTGTGGGTTGGGATTTATGTCTGA